The following are from one region of the bacterium genome:
- a CDS encoding aspartate carbamoyltransferase catalytic subunit: MSAVSWERKDLLTIADLSPDEIELILDTAESFREIAHRPIKKVPTLRGRTVVNLFFEPSTRTRSSFEIAEKRLSADSINFSSSSSGLVKGESLVDTGRNLEAMAPDMIVIRHGHPGVPRMLADRIGAAVINAGDGAHEHPTQALLDAYTIREAKGRLAGLKVAIVGDIQHSRVVRSNIHLLTKMGSDVTVAGPRTMMPVDVDRLGVRVVYDLEEAIQGADVVMMLRVQLERQTRSLFPSAREYFMLFGLTRERVKAAKRGAIILHPGPMNRGIEIASDVADGPYSVILDQVANGVAVRMAVLYLLSGVHRESP; this comes from the coding sequence ATGAGTGCCGTCAGTTGGGAACGCAAAGATCTGCTGACCATTGCCGATCTTTCTCCCGACGAAATCGAGCTGATTCTCGATACCGCCGAGTCCTTCCGCGAGATCGCCCACCGGCCGATCAAGAAGGTGCCGACGTTGCGCGGTCGCACGGTGGTGAATCTCTTCTTCGAGCCATCGACTCGGACGCGATCGAGTTTCGAGATTGCCGAGAAGAGGCTCTCGGCCGACTCGATTAACTTTTCGTCGTCGAGCTCGGGGCTGGTCAAAGGCGAGAGCCTTGTCGACACGGGGCGCAACCTCGAAGCGATGGCACCGGACATGATCGTGATTCGCCACGGTCATCCCGGTGTGCCTCGAATGCTTGCCGACAGGATCGGCGCGGCGGTGATCAACGCCGGTGACGGAGCCCACGAGCATCCCACCCAAGCCCTGCTGGACGCCTACACGATTCGTGAGGCAAAGGGGCGGCTGGCGGGTCTCAAGGTGGCGATTGTGGGCGACATACAGCACAGCCGGGTAGTGCGCTCGAACATTCATTTGCTGACCAAGATGGGCTCTGATGTCACGGTGGCGGGGCCTCGGACGATGATGCCGGTGGATGTCGACAGACTCGGTGTCAGGGTGGTTTACGACCTCGAGGAGGCAATTCAAGGGGCCGACGTGGTCATGATGCTGCGGGTACAGCTCGAGCGGCAGACCAGAAGCCTGTTTCCGTCGGCGCGGGAGTACTTCATGCTCTTCGGTTTGACCCGAGAACGGGTCAAGGCGGCCAAGCGTGGCGCGATCATTCTTCATCCCGGCCCGATGAACCGAGGCATCGAGATCGCCAGTGACGTTGCCGACGGCCCCTACTCGGTCATCCTGGATCAGGTAGCCAACGGCGTGGCCGTTCGAATGGCCGTTCTCTACCTGCTCTCGGGCGTTCACCGGGAGAGCCCATGA
- the pyrR gene encoding bifunctional pyr operon transcriptional regulator/uracil phosphoribosyltransferase PyrR, which yields MAGKLKQRRRILGSDQMRKVVRRMAGEILELNGETNELLLVGIRTRGVPLAKALAAEIETMEGFKVPIGVLDITLYRDDLSTVASQPIVKGTHFPTTLTNSHLVLCDDVLYTGRTVRAALDHLVDYGRPRRVQLAVLIDRGHRELPIQADVVGKKVPTAANELVEVRFDDTDGEQHVSIMELVETE from the coding sequence ATGGCCGGAAAGCTCAAGCAACGGCGGCGAATTCTGGGCTCGGACCAGATGCGCAAGGTGGTCCGGCGGATGGCGGGTGAGATTCTCGAGCTCAACGGTGAGACGAACGAGCTCCTGCTGGTCGGCATACGCACGCGCGGAGTGCCGCTGGCCAAGGCTCTGGCGGCGGAAATCGAGACTATGGAGGGTTTCAAGGTGCCCATCGGTGTGCTCGATATCACCCTGTATCGTGATGACCTTTCGACGGTCGCCTCCCAGCCGATCGTAAAGGGCACTCACTTCCCGACAACGTTGACCAACAGCCATCTTGTCCTTTGCGATGACGTGCTCTACACGGGACGCACCGTCCGTGCCGCTCTCGACCACCTGGTCGACTACGGCAGGCCTCGTAGGGTGCAGCTTGCGGTGCTCATCGACCGGGGCCATCGCGAGCTGCCGATCCAGGCGGACGTGGTCGGCAAGAAGGTCCCCACGGCCGCTAACGAGCTGGTGGAAGTCCGTTTCGACGACACCGACGGCGAACAGCACGTGTCGATCATGGAGCTGGTGGAAACCGAATGA
- a CDS encoding M1 family metallopeptidase — MLSRLPRETLAASVALCAVASAGLAEGPARAEPLSPRNANYTISVSLDPETKTLEGRQIVHWRNIQDVATAELRFHLYWNAWRNDQSTWLNEDRYRGRSDRGDELRAGDWSYCEVDSIHLLDAAGGKGTDLMPTMVFVAPDDGNDADRTVFKVDLPELVEPGETVDVKLAWRAKVPRTFARTGFRGDFFFLAHWFPKLGVFENGYWSANQFHAATEFYSDYGAYDVEMTVPEGWVVGATGREVERRQHGDGTETHRYRQDDVHAFTWTTSPDYLEFGDRFEEPGLPSVDIRLLMQPEHLGQARRHFEATKAALRLYGTWFGAYPYDHVTVVDPAYGSGAGGMEYPTLFTAGTRLFNPFGSGRPEGVTIHEMGHQFWYGVVGDNEFEYAWIDEGLNSFSDARVYDEWLGDSYWTQRYFAPPGIEQKDGFFIKLFGDIPQPRATDGNGFARYREMAMADVQARPTWQYHPETASGISYSKTALWLHTLERYLGWETLRRILSTFYERWQFRHPTDEDFFATASEVANQDLEWFFDEVVREAKTFDYAIQSVSSREVSPRGYVERDGRLELLEGTNETGAATAYRSEIVVRRRGSGVFPVTIRLEFEDGTEVYREWDGRYRWKRFDYEGPSRLESATVDPERILLLDMNYTNNSKTLKPGDRWPAFKWAGKWMVWLQDLMHTLAFFA; from the coding sequence ATGCTGAGCCGGCTACCCAGAGAGACGCTCGCGGCCTCCGTGGCTCTATGCGCGGTGGCGAGTGCGGGTCTGGCCGAGGGGCCTGCTCGGGCTGAGCCGCTGTCGCCACGCAACGCCAACTACACGATCTCGGTCTCCCTGGACCCGGAGACGAAGACGCTCGAGGGGCGTCAGATCGTTCATTGGCGCAACATTCAGGACGTGGCGACCGCGGAGTTGCGCTTTCATCTCTACTGGAACGCCTGGCGCAACGACCAGAGCACCTGGTTGAACGAGGACCGCTATCGGGGTCGCAGCGATCGAGGTGACGAGCTCAGGGCCGGCGACTGGTCCTATTGCGAGGTGGACTCGATTCACCTGCTCGACGCGGCCGGCGGGAAGGGCACCGACCTCATGCCGACGATGGTGTTCGTCGCTCCAGACGACGGCAACGACGCGGATCGCACGGTGTTCAAGGTGGATCTCCCCGAGCTCGTGGAGCCGGGCGAGACGGTCGATGTGAAGCTGGCATGGCGAGCTAAGGTGCCGCGGACGTTCGCGCGCACCGGCTTCCGCGGAGATTTTTTCTTCCTGGCACACTGGTTTCCGAAGCTCGGGGTGTTTGAGAACGGATATTGGAGCGCCAACCAGTTTCATGCCGCGACCGAGTTTTACTCCGACTACGGCGCCTACGACGTCGAGATGACCGTTCCAGAGGGCTGGGTTGTGGGCGCCACCGGAAGGGAGGTCGAGCGCCGGCAGCACGGGGACGGGACCGAGACGCACCGTTATCGGCAGGACGACGTCCACGCCTTCACCTGGACCACGAGTCCGGACTACCTGGAGTTTGGCGATCGTTTCGAAGAGCCCGGGCTGCCGAGCGTGGACATTCGGCTGCTCATGCAGCCCGAGCACCTGGGCCAGGCACGGCGTCATTTCGAGGCAACCAAGGCCGCGCTGCGCCTCTACGGCACTTGGTTCGGCGCCTACCCCTACGACCACGTTACCGTGGTGGACCCGGCCTACGGCAGCGGCGCCGGCGGTATGGAGTACCCGACTTTGTTCACCGCCGGTACCAGGTTGTTCAACCCTTTCGGCAGCGGCCGGCCGGAAGGTGTGACCATCCACGAGATGGGGCACCAGTTCTGGTACGGGGTGGTCGGTGACAACGAGTTCGAGTATGCGTGGATCGATGAGGGACTGAACTCGTTTTCCGATGCCCGCGTCTACGACGAGTGGTTAGGTGATTCGTATTGGACCCAACGCTACTTCGCGCCACCGGGCATTGAGCAGAAGGATGGGTTCTTCATCAAGCTCTTCGGTGATATCCCTCAGCCGAGAGCGACCGACGGCAACGGGTTTGCGCGCTACCGGGAGATGGCGATGGCCGACGTCCAGGCCCGACCGACCTGGCAGTATCACCCCGAGACCGCGTCCGGGATCAGCTACAGCAAGACCGCGCTCTGGCTCCACACGCTCGAGCGCTACCTCGGTTGGGAGACGCTGCGGCGCATTCTGTCGACCTTCTATGAGCGCTGGCAGTTCCGGCATCCGACCGATGAGGACTTCTTTGCCACCGCCAGCGAGGTCGCGAACCAGGACCTCGAGTGGTTCTTCGACGAGGTCGTGCGCGAAGCGAAGACCTTCGACTATGCGATCCAGTCGGTCTCGAGTCGTGAAGTGTCACCGCGGGGCTACGTCGAACGGGATGGCCGGCTCGAGCTTCTCGAAGGTACCAATGAGACCGGCGCTGCTACAGCTTACAGATCCGAGATCGTGGTGCGCCGGCGCGGGAGCGGCGTCTTTCCGGTCACGATTCGTCTCGAGTTCGAAGACGGCACCGAGGTCTATCGAGAGTGGGATGGGCGTTACCGCTGGAAACGTTTCGATTACGAGGGTCCGTCGCGTCTCGAGAGCGCGACGGTGGATCCGGAACGCATTCTGCTTCTCGACATGAATTACACGAATAACTCCAAGACCTTGAAGCCCGGCGACCGATGGCCGGCGTTCAAGTGGGCGGGCAAGTGGATGGTCTGGCTTCAAGACCTGATGCACACCTTGGCGTTCTTCGCATGA
- a CDS encoding dihydroorotase, with product MKLLIRGGRVVDPSQDLDETVDLVVEEGFVAQVGGGRARAGRNAEVFDASGLVVTPGLIDMHVHLREPGHEYKETIGSGMAAAAAGGFTAVACMANTDPVNDSRSVTEHMVAEAARHDTARVYPIGAVSKGLKGEELAELGEMAEAGIVALSDDGRPVESSELMRRALEYSQHFGLVVIQHAEDLDLGAGGVMHEGEFSTRAGLPGLPGAAEDVMVARDLILLEDFGGHNGRYHVAHLSTARSLDLVREAKSRGLRVTCEVTPHHLLLTDGEVWSSHLSTDTKMKPPLRSERDRISLLEGLADGSIDVIASDHAPHHADEKDVQFSCAPFGIVGLESTVSLCLDRLVRPGTISLSRMIELLSCNPAEILGVPGGTLKEGALADITVMSLTSRTTINPKRFRSKGKNTPFDGWKLRGRAVNTFLAGRQVGG from the coding sequence ATGAAGCTCTTGATACGCGGTGGCCGTGTCGTGGATCCGAGCCAGGACCTTGATGAAACCGTCGACCTGGTCGTCGAGGAAGGCTTCGTGGCGCAAGTGGGCGGCGGCCGGGCGCGCGCCGGCAGAAACGCCGAGGTATTCGACGCCAGCGGTCTGGTGGTGACGCCGGGCCTGATCGACATGCATGTCCACTTGCGCGAACCGGGGCACGAGTACAAGGAGACCATCGGCTCCGGCATGGCGGCGGCCGCCGCCGGAGGTTTCACCGCGGTGGCGTGCATGGCCAACACCGATCCGGTGAACGACAGCCGTTCGGTAACCGAGCACATGGTCGCCGAAGCGGCCCGTCACGACACGGCACGCGTCTATCCGATCGGTGCCGTCAGCAAAGGGCTGAAGGGCGAGGAGCTGGCCGAACTCGGAGAGATGGCGGAAGCCGGCATTGTCGCACTGTCGGACGACGGTCGGCCGGTGGAGAGCTCGGAGTTGATGCGGCGGGCGCTCGAGTACTCCCAGCATTTCGGCCTCGTGGTCATACAGCACGCCGAGGACCTCGACCTGGGAGCGGGGGGCGTGATGCATGAAGGCGAGTTCTCGACCCGCGCGGGCTTGCCCGGTCTACCCGGGGCCGCCGAGGACGTCATGGTCGCGCGCGATCTGATACTGCTCGAGGATTTCGGTGGCCACAACGGGCGCTACCACGTGGCCCACCTGTCGACCGCTCGCAGCCTCGATCTGGTTCGGGAGGCGAAATCCCGGGGGCTCCGAGTGACCTGCGAGGTGACCCCGCATCACCTTCTCCTGACCGACGGCGAGGTCTGGTCGAGCCATTTGTCGACCGATACCAAGATGAAGCCGCCTCTGCGTTCGGAGCGAGATCGAATCTCGCTTCTCGAGGGACTCGCTGACGGCTCGATCGACGTCATCGCCAGCGACCACGCTCCGCACCATGCGGATGAGAAGGACGTTCAGTTCTCGTGCGCCCCTTTCGGCATCGTGGGCTTGGAGAGCACGGTCAGTCTGTGCCTGGACCGGTTGGTGCGACCCGGAACGATTTCGCTGTCGCGGATGATCGAGTTACTTTCCTGCAATCCCGCCGAGATCCTGGGAGTGCCCGGCGGGACGCTGAAGGAAGGGGCTCTTGCGGACATCACCGTGATGTCGTTGACCTCCCGGACGACGATCAACCCAAAACGCTTTCGGAGCAAGGGCAAGAACACTCCCTTCGACGGCTGGAAACTGCGCGGGCGGGCAGTGAACACGTTCTTGGCCGGACGGCAGGTCGGCGGCTAG
- a CDS encoding aldo/keto reductase — MDYRNLGPTGVKVSPLCLGTMMFGAWGNTDHDDCERIIHRAMDAGINFIDTANLYSDGESEEIVAKALRGRREEAVLATKVYWGFEDGKRGPNRQGLSRKAIQEQLEDSLRRLGTEVIDLYLIHRPDPSVPWDETLSTLDDLVRQGKIRYLGCSTNHHPVGEVPVLGAWEIVDTFRRCELKGWEKFCCLQPPYSILRRAMEREHFPMSRHTGLGNMVWSPLEGGWLSGRYRIGAQPAETSPRLERWIQNVEDPKFERRRAAIEKLAGLVETKGVDMAEFSLAWTLTEPAVTSAIIGPRTSEQLEGCLRSLSVQVTETDREAVDAIVPPGETVL, encoded by the coding sequence ATGGACTACCGCAATCTCGGCCCGACCGGCGTCAAGGTCTCGCCGCTCTGTCTTGGCACCATGATGTTCGGAGCCTGGGGCAACACCGATCATGACGATTGCGAGCGAATCATCCACCGGGCAATGGATGCGGGTATCAACTTCATCGACACGGCAAACCTCTACTCGGACGGCGAGTCGGAAGAGATCGTCGCCAAGGCGCTGCGCGGCCGGCGCGAGGAGGCCGTGCTCGCCACCAAGGTGTACTGGGGGTTCGAAGACGGCAAGAGGGGACCGAACCGTCAGGGCCTGTCGCGCAAAGCGATTCAGGAACAGTTGGAGGACAGTCTTCGGCGGCTGGGCACCGAGGTCATCGACCTCTATCTGATCCACCGGCCGGATCCCTCGGTTCCCTGGGACGAGACGCTTTCAACCCTCGACGATCTGGTCCGCCAGGGCAAGATCCGCTACCTGGGCTGCTCGACCAACCATCATCCGGTGGGCGAGGTTCCGGTACTGGGCGCCTGGGAGATCGTCGACACCTTTCGGCGTTGCGAACTGAAGGGGTGGGAGAAGTTTTGCTGCCTGCAGCCGCCGTACTCGATTTTGCGCCGCGCGATGGAGCGCGAGCACTTTCCGATGTCGCGGCACACCGGTCTGGGCAATATGGTCTGGAGCCCCCTCGAAGGAGGCTGGCTGAGCGGCAGGTACCGCATCGGAGCACAGCCCGCCGAAACCAGCCCGCGCCTGGAACGCTGGATCCAGAACGTCGAAGACCCGAAGTTCGAGCGCCGGCGCGCGGCGATCGAGAAGCTCGCGGGCCTGGTTGAGACCAAGGGCGTCGACATGGCCGAGTTCTCGCTGGCATGGACCTTGACCGAACCCGCCGTCACCTCGGCCATCATAGGCCCGCGCACTTCCGAGCAGCTCGAGGGCTGCCTCCGGTCATTGAGCGTCCAGGTGACGGAAACCGACCGGGAAGCCGTCGATGCGATCGTGCCCCCCGGCGAAACCGTGCTCTAG
- a CDS encoding M24 family metallopeptidase: MSLASVARALALILTVFAADVAAMAQEVSQARQIHRPGAVLKVRERPEPVNTALEDRLDNLLPGLMRETGFDMWLVINREYAEDPVYFSLVPEPVHAARRTTMLVFFDRGVEEGVERLTVNRYPFDSLYESGWQGGNLEEQWRGLSELIAERNPRRIGINVSREWPVADGLTAGLKARLIEVLPPDLSARLEPAEELVVRWLETRTAIELDAYPHVVALARSVIAEAFSERVITPGVTTTDDVAWYIAQRFSDLSLPIWFHPYVNLQREGAACAEDEAFCGTSGVIKRGDVLHTDVGICYLRLCTDTQEMGYVLGLGEAEVPGGLRATLATGNRWQDLLTHEFRAGRTGNEILAATIKAAEAAGITSSTYSHPLGFFGHAPGPTIGMWDNQGATVGRGDWPLHPMTAYAIEGNVKVEVPEWDGQLVQVKLEQSAVFDGEQIRYLAGRQDRWHLVH, from the coding sequence ATGAGTCTCGCGTCGGTTGCTCGCGCGCTTGCGCTGATCCTCACGGTCTTCGCGGCTGACGTTGCAGCCATGGCACAGGAGGTGAGCCAAGCCCGGCAGATCCACAGACCGGGTGCGGTCTTGAAAGTCAGGGAGCGTCCCGAGCCGGTCAATACCGCCCTCGAGGACCGGCTCGACAACCTGCTGCCCGGACTCATGCGCGAAACGGGTTTCGACATGTGGCTGGTGATCAACCGGGAGTACGCGGAGGACCCGGTCTACTTCTCGCTCGTTCCGGAGCCGGTTCACGCCGCCCGCCGCACCACGATGCTGGTGTTCTTCGATCGCGGAGTCGAGGAGGGAGTCGAGAGGCTGACCGTGAATCGGTACCCGTTCGACAGCCTGTACGAGTCCGGCTGGCAAGGCGGCAACCTGGAGGAGCAGTGGCGGGGCTTGTCAGAGCTCATCGCCGAGCGAAACCCAAGGCGGATCGGAATCAATGTCAGCCGTGAATGGCCGGTCGCCGACGGACTGACCGCCGGGCTGAAGGCCAGACTGATAGAGGTCTTGCCGCCGGATCTCAGCGCTCGCCTGGAACCGGCGGAGGAGCTGGTGGTGCGTTGGCTCGAGACCCGAACCGCGATCGAGCTGGATGCCTATCCCCACGTAGTCGCGCTGGCGCGGTCGGTCATCGCGGAGGCCTTCTCGGAACGGGTCATCACGCCCGGCGTGACGACCACCGATGACGTCGCCTGGTACATCGCCCAGCGCTTTTCCGACCTGAGCCTGCCGATCTGGTTCCATCCCTACGTCAACCTTCAGCGCGAGGGGGCGGCGTGCGCCGAGGACGAGGCCTTCTGCGGCACCAGCGGGGTGATCAAGCGCGGGGACGTACTGCACACGGACGTCGGGATCTGCTACTTGAGGCTCTGCACCGATACTCAGGAAATGGGCTATGTCCTCGGCTTGGGTGAGGCCGAGGTTCCGGGCGGTCTGCGCGCCACGCTCGCGACCGGCAACCGCTGGCAGGACCTGCTGACCCACGAGTTTCGCGCCGGCAGGACGGGTAACGAGATCCTGGCCGCAACGATCAAGGCAGCGGAGGCCGCGGGGATCACATCGAGTACCTACAGCCACCCGCTCGGTTTCTTCGGCCACGCGCCGGGCCCCACGATCGGCATGTGGGACAACCAGGGCGCAACGGTCGGGCGCGGCGACTGGCCGCTTCATCCCATGACCGCCTATGCAATCGAGGGCAACGTCAAGGTCGAGGTGCCCGAGTGGGACGGCCAACTCGTTCAGGTCAAGCTCGAGCAGAGCGCGGTGTTCGACGGCGAGCAAATTCGATACCTCGCGGGCCGACAGGACCGCTGGCATCTGGTTCATTAG